The following proteins are encoded in a genomic region of Arachis ipaensis cultivar K30076 chromosome B02, Araip1.1, whole genome shotgun sequence:
- the LOC107627579 gene encoding uncharacterized protein LOC107627579 codes for MADNSPEDGHATIDSEQENLNTGNNDAELERQREAKKNLREEIERRKELEEKLLKLESSLKSQNSRNYREDSPLGGEDPFSEDIMREKIPRNFKSPNMDLYDGTTDPKHHLSNFKSRMYLADASDATRCKAFPTTLTKAAMKWFDGLPPRSVTSFDDLSHKFLMRFSIQKDKVKHTPSLLGVKQEAGEPLRDYMERFNKACLEIQDLPTETVIMGLVNGLREGSFSQSISKRHPTSLSDVQERAEKYINMEKNARLREPNWRPGHSHSLEEKEREPKKKEEIGLERPRRYHSYTPLKVSLVDVYREICHTERLPPPRPIKNKKGGGSRDDYCEYHKMYGHSRNDCDDLKNVIEKLAREDRLDRYLMERSDNQGKRKRDDGDRRDPPSQTPERHIHMISGGFAGGGLTKSSRKRHLKRVYSLPTSQLFHSPKKMGKG; via the exons ATGGCGGACAATTCACCTGAAGATGGCCACGCCACGATTGATTCAGAACAAGAAAATCTGAACACCGGAAATAATGACGCG GAATTAGAACGACAACGAGAGGCAAAGAAGAATTTGAGGGAGGAGATAGAGCGACGAAAGGAGTTAGAAGAAAAACTCCTGAAATTAGAATCTTCCCTTAAAAGTCAGAACTCTCGCAATTACCGAGAAGATTCGCCCTTGGGAGGAGAGGACCCGTTCAGTGAAGATATAATGAGAGAAAAAATTCCAAGGAACTTCAAAAGTCCTAACATGGACCTCTATGATGGGACCACGGATCCAAAACATCATCTGagcaattttaaaagtcggatgtatttgGCCGACGCTTCTGACGCCactcgctgcaaagctttcccgactacTTTGACAAAagcggcgatgaagtggttcgacggTCTTCCCCCAAGGTCGGTAACTAGCTTCGACGACCTTTCGCACAAATTCCTGATGCGGTTCTCCATTCAGAAGGACAAAGTAAAGCACACACCGAGCCTCCTGGGAGTAAAGCAGGAGGCAGGAGAACCTTTAAgagactacatggaaaggttcaataaagcgtGCCTGGAGATCCAGGACCTGCCCACAGAAACAGTAATAATGGGCCTAGTAAATGGACTCAGGGAAGGCTCTTTCtcccagtccatatcaaaaaggcacccGACCTCCTTGagcgatgtacaggaaagagccgagaagtacatcaacatggagaaaaatgcTAGATTGCGAGAGCCAAACTGGCGACCAGGACACTCACACTCTctggaagagaaagaaagagaaccCAAAAAGAAGGAGGAGATCGGCCTCGAAAGGCCAAGgagatatcactcttatactcctctaaaagttTCCCTAGTTGATGTATACAGGGAAATCTGCCATACCGAAAGACTACCACCCCCTAGGcccatcaaaaataaaaagggggGGGGGAGCCGCGACGATTattgtgagtaccataagatgtATGGTCACTCGAGGAACGATTGCGACGACCTTAAAAACGTGATAGAAAAGTTGGCCAGGGAGGATcgacttgacagatatctcatggaaaggtcggacaatcaAGGCAAAAGAAAGCGGGATGACGGGGACCGAAGAGACCCACCATCACAAACCCCAGAaagacatatacatatgatctcagGGGGATTTGcaggagggggactcaccaagtcatctcgcaaaagacacctaaAGCGAGTCTACTCGCTCCCGACCTCCCAACTAtttcattcaccaaagaagatgggcAAGGGGTAA